The proteins below come from a single Prosthecobacter sp. SYSU 5D2 genomic window:
- a CDS encoding penicillin-binding transpeptidase domain-containing protein: MQTVIHRPWPLLAISFCLLSSGAAVLAQDAFIPRALPVENMAAKSAPEDKNKGDLSATLLTQKEARTMRLSIPAPRGQIVDRNGIAFASNRVVSYLALNYPFMENATPEKILAFAKGKIEAANRLLGKNWSLPDDRLLSHYEHRRWLPLVFSIEEGLNVEITSDQQKLLGPLLDDGLLLQPAYIREYPKDDSACHIIGYTGKTRPLPLGPIADGDQLFEELEGREGLEVTFDSWLKGIPGEINLLFDPDGKLLADEVLRRPSPGRTVVTTLDYNLQKYAENALKKSARNGGAMVIMDIRNGDILAMASNPGFDLNDFVPGVRQARWEELTSDPRQPTLARAFRGEYPPASTFKIVTALGALESGRVTAATAFHCGISYLVGDRYFHNWNTKTSEGNMNVITAIKRSCNTWFYQAALAAGADPVTNMALRMGFGERTGIPIKAESKGNVPTNADHRILGGELANIAIGQGAVLVTPLQACQAMAALGDGVNMPQPRLVKQVQTIGGIVVDAAEARPRRAVNLDPLHRDTVIKGMVAVVSGSGGTGRAAGIKKAQIAGKTGTAQWRIAKDQNLAWFTGFLPASQPVLAFAVVYEGRPGETVSGGAVAAPIVNEVFTKYFEGAPTDDPLVAAMKDVPQALAVDEGEMEGGASAPQSRRAVSEEPPPVQEQRTLGGFFRKLFKRGN, encoded by the coding sequence ATGCAGACTGTGATTCATCGTCCCTGGCCGTTGCTGGCAATCAGCTTCTGCCTGCTTTCATCTGGCGCCGCTGTCCTGGCCCAGGATGCCTTCATCCCCAGGGCGCTGCCTGTGGAAAACATGGCTGCAAAGTCCGCTCCCGAAGACAAAAACAAGGGTGACCTCTCCGCGACGCTGCTCACGCAAAAAGAGGCGCGCACCATGCGCCTGAGCATTCCCGCTCCGCGCGGACAGATCGTGGACCGCAACGGCATCGCCTTTGCCAGCAACCGGGTCGTCAGCTACCTCGCTCTCAACTACCCCTTCATGGAAAACGCAACGCCGGAGAAAATCCTCGCGTTTGCCAAAGGCAAGATCGAAGCGGCCAACCGCCTGCTTGGGAAAAACTGGTCCCTGCCCGATGACCGGCTGCTCAGCCACTATGAACACCGCCGCTGGCTGCCCCTCGTCTTTTCCATCGAGGAAGGCTTGAATGTGGAGATCACCAGCGACCAGCAAAAGCTGCTGGGACCGCTGCTGGATGACGGGCTGCTGCTCCAGCCGGCCTACATCCGCGAGTATCCGAAGGACGACAGCGCCTGCCACATCATTGGTTATACCGGCAAGACCCGCCCCCTGCCCCTCGGACCCATTGCAGACGGTGACCAGCTTTTCGAAGAGCTGGAAGGGCGTGAGGGCCTGGAAGTGACTTTTGACAGCTGGCTGAAAGGCATCCCCGGTGAGATCAACCTCCTCTTTGATCCCGATGGCAAGCTTCTCGCCGATGAGGTCCTTCGCCGTCCTTCACCCGGACGCACCGTGGTGACCACACTGGATTACAATCTTCAAAAGTATGCCGAGAATGCGCTGAAGAAATCTGCCCGCAACGGCGGTGCCATGGTCATCATGGACATCCGCAATGGCGACATCCTGGCCATGGCTTCCAACCCCGGGTTTGATCTCAATGACTTTGTCCCCGGAGTCCGCCAGGCTCGCTGGGAGGAACTCACCAGTGATCCCAGACAGCCGACTCTGGCTCGGGCCTTCCGTGGAGAGTATCCTCCCGCCTCGACCTTTAAAATCGTCACCGCCCTCGGTGCCCTGGAGAGTGGCCGGGTGACCGCGGCCACCGCCTTCCATTGTGGCATTTCCTACCTCGTGGGGGACCGGTATTTCCATAACTGGAACACGAAGACGAGCGAGGGGAACATGAACGTCATCACGGCCATCAAGCGGTCCTGCAACACCTGGTTTTACCAGGCGGCGCTGGCGGCGGGAGCCGATCCGGTGACCAACATGGCGCTGCGAATGGGTTTTGGAGAGCGCACCGGGATCCCCATCAAGGCCGAATCCAAAGGCAACGTGCCGACCAATGCCGACCACCGGATTCTCGGCGGAGAACTGGCCAACATCGCCATCGGCCAGGGTGCCGTCCTGGTGACTCCCCTCCAGGCATGCCAGGCCATGGCAGCCCTCGGCGACGGAGTGAACATGCCCCAGCCCCGGCTCGTAAAGCAGGTGCAGACCATCGGCGGCATCGTGGTGGATGCAGCCGAAGCCCGGCCCCGCAGAGCGGTCAATCTTGACCCCCTTCACCGCGATACCGTGATCAAAGGCATGGTGGCGGTCGTCTCTGGCAGCGGCGGCACCGGCCGGGCCGCAGGAATCAAGAAAGCCCAGATCGCCGGCAAGACTGGGACCGCCCAGTGGCGCATCGCCAAGGACCAGAACCTCGCCTGGTTCACCGGTTTCCTGCCTGCCAGCCAGCCCGTGCTTGCCTTTGCCGTCGTGTATGAAGGCCGTCCCGGAGAAACCGTCAGCGGCGGTGCCGTCGCCGCCCCGATCGTGAACGAAGTTTTCACCAAGTACTTTGAAGGCGCCCCCACCGATGACCCCCTGGTCGCTGCGATGAAGGATGTCCCCCAGGCTCTCGCTGTGGATGAAGGCGAGATGGAAGGCGGGGCAAGCGCCCCCCAGTCCCGGAGAGCCGTCTCCGAGGAGCCTCCGCCAGTTCAGGAACAACGGACTCTGGGCGGTTTCTTCCGCAAACTGTTCAAGCGCGGAAACTGA
- a CDS encoding tRNA (cytidine(34)-2'-O)-methyltransferase: MLHVVLYEPEIPHNTGAVGRLCLATGARLHLIQPLGFSLEDKYLKRSGLDYWAEVDVRVWPDWAAMRSEVASDARFYYVEVQGTRPHWEADLATEAEIYLVFGPETRGIPPALMAEKPDSVLKIPMLGTRSLNLATAVAITLYEAVRQRGGV; the protein is encoded by the coding sequence ATGCTGCATGTGGTGCTTTATGAGCCGGAGATCCCGCACAACACTGGGGCCGTGGGCCGCCTCTGCCTGGCCACCGGCGCGCGGCTGCACCTGATTCAGCCCCTCGGATTCAGCCTTGAGGACAAATACCTGAAACGCAGCGGCCTCGACTACTGGGCCGAGGTGGATGTACGCGTCTGGCCCGACTGGGCCGCCATGCGCTCCGAGGTCGCCTCCGACGCCCGCTTTTACTACGTCGAAGTCCAGGGCACCCGCCCCCACTGGGAAGCCGATCTCGCCACCGAGGCCGAGATCTACCTCGTCTTCGGCCCCGAGACCCGCGGCATCCCCCCTGCCCTGATGGCCGAAAAACCGGACTCCGTCCTCAAAATCCCCATGCTCGGAACCCGCAGCCTCAACCTCGCCACCGCCGTCGCCATCACCCTCTACGAAGCCGTCCGCCAGCGCGGCGGCGTGTGA
- the ilvE gene encoding branched-chain-amino-acid transaminase produces the protein MASNPLLIYLDGKLVPESEAKVSVFDHGLLYGDGCFEGIRIYSGRVFRLTEHLVRLYESARSICLTIPITIEEMEKATVETVAANNLQDGYIRLVITRGVGSLGLNPYQCPKPGIIIIASGITLYPKEKYETGLNLITCATRRPPPAALSPQVKSLNYLNNIMAKIECIQAGCEEGIMLNEQGYVAECTGDNVFVIKNGQVYTPTIASGALNGITRQAVMEVMRDMGLTVHEVTMSRHEIYTADECFLTGTAAEVIPAVQYDRRLIGDGKPGKVTAEVIKNFKVLANSTGTPVPYNS, from the coding sequence ATGGCATCCAATCCCCTGCTTATTTATCTCGACGGCAAACTCGTACCTGAATCCGAGGCCAAGGTTTCAGTCTTCGACCATGGTCTGCTTTATGGGGATGGCTGCTTTGAAGGCATCCGCATTTACAGCGGGCGTGTTTTCCGTCTGACGGAGCATCTGGTGCGCCTGTATGAAAGCGCGCGGTCCATCTGCCTGACGATCCCGATCACCATCGAGGAGATGGAAAAGGCGACAGTGGAAACAGTGGCGGCTAACAATCTGCAGGATGGCTACATCCGCCTGGTCATCACACGCGGTGTGGGCTCTCTGGGACTGAACCCTTATCAATGCCCGAAGCCTGGCATTATCATCATTGCCAGTGGCATCACGCTTTATCCAAAGGAGAAGTATGAGACCGGTTTGAACCTGATCACCTGTGCGACACGGCGGCCGCCGCCGGCAGCGCTGAGCCCGCAGGTGAAGAGCCTGAACTACCTGAACAACATCATGGCCAAGATCGAATGCATCCAGGCCGGATGTGAGGAAGGCATCATGCTGAATGAGCAGGGTTATGTGGCCGAGTGTACCGGCGACAACGTGTTCGTGATTAAAAACGGCCAGGTCTATACCCCGACCATCGCCAGCGGCGCCCTCAACGGCATCACCCGCCAGGCGGTGATGGAAGTCATGCGCGACATGGGTCTGACGGTGCATGAAGTGACCATGAGCCGGCACGAAATCTACACGGCGGACGAATGCTTCCTGACAGGCACGGCCGCCGAAGTGATCCCGGCGGTGCAGTATGACCGCCGCCTCATCGGGGATGGCAAGCCGGGCAAAGTGACTGCGGAGGTCATCAAGAACTTCAAGGTGCTGGCCAACTCCACCGGCACGCCGGTTCCCTACAACTCGTAA
- a CDS encoding riboflavin synthase: MFTGLIECIGSVLALEPRGDSARLILRVGPLAAELTEGESVAVNGCCLTVTEWDVAAETASFDLLMQTLKVTSLGDLQPGSLVNLERAMSMNARFGGHFVQGHVDATVKILDWSQHGQDHRLEVELPAEHAGLVIPKGSICLDGISLTAAEVSGSSVVCWIIPHTLAVTSLRDKAAGQRMNVEFDLLGKYVRNLMQAHTGK, encoded by the coding sequence ATGTTTACCGGACTTATCGAATGTATAGGCTCTGTCCTGGCCCTGGAACCCAGGGGAGACAGCGCGCGGCTGATCCTCCGCGTGGGTCCGCTGGCCGCTGAACTGACGGAAGGCGAAAGCGTGGCCGTGAACGGTTGCTGCCTGACAGTCACCGAATGGGATGTGGCGGCGGAGACAGCCAGCTTCGACCTGCTCATGCAGACCCTCAAGGTCACCTCCCTCGGGGATCTCCAACCCGGCAGCCTGGTCAACCTGGAGCGGGCCATGAGCATGAACGCTCGTTTCGGCGGGCACTTTGTCCAAGGGCATGTGGATGCCACCGTGAAAATCCTCGACTGGAGCCAGCATGGCCAGGACCACCGGCTGGAGGTAGAACTGCCTGCCGAGCACGCGGGCCTGGTGATCCCCAAAGGCTCCATCTGCCTGGATGGCATCTCCCTCACCGCCGCCGAGGTGTCCGGCAGCAGCGTGGTCTGCTGGATCATTCCGCACACTCTGGCAGTCACCAGCCTCCGGGACAAAGCGGCAGGACAGCGGATGAATGTGGAGTTTGACCTGCTGGGCAAATACGTGCGAAATCTGATGCAGGCCCATACGGGAAAATGA
- a CDS encoding DUF2726 domain-containing protein, whose protein sequence is MPPSFPPESALTLLVSQAWPLLVIVAVLILVKRLLSRRRPEVAYRQQKALLTPAERSFFGVLQPLLPPHHYLVFKVRLADIITPAGRLSRPDWQRAFNGVSAKHIDFLLCRSDDLSPVMAIELDDRSHQKKDRADRDGFVEAALKSAHLPLLRVDAQKSYTPSELREKLISTIHNQPVNR, encoded by the coding sequence ATGCCTCCCTCCTTTCCCCCTGAATCCGCCCTCACCCTGTTAGTTTCCCAAGCCTGGCCCCTGCTCGTCATCGTCGCCGTCCTCATCCTCGTGAAACGGCTCCTCAGCCGCCGTCGGCCGGAGGTGGCGTATCGGCAGCAGAAAGCGCTCTTAACCCCTGCCGAGAGATCCTTTTTCGGCGTGCTCCAGCCCCTCCTTCCCCCCCATCATTACCTGGTCTTCAAAGTGCGCCTGGCCGACATCATCACCCCTGCCGGCAGACTGAGCCGTCCCGACTGGCAGCGCGCCTTCAATGGTGTCAGCGCCAAGCACATAGACTTCCTGCTCTGCCGGTCAGACGACCTCAGTCCCGTCATGGCCATCGAGCTGGACGACCGCAGCCATCAGAAAAAAGACCGGGCCGACAGAGACGGATTCGTCGAGGCCGCCTTAAAATCCGCCCATTTACCCCTCCTGAGAGTGGATGCCCAAAAAAGCTACACCCCCTCCGAATTACGTGAAAAACTAATCTCCACCATTCATAACCAACCGGTTAACAGATAA
- a CDS encoding thymidylate synthase, with protein MNEYHRLLQKVLDHGSYREDRTGTGAYSVFGEQSRYDLSTGFPVVTTKKLHLRSIIHELLWFLKGDTNVGYLRDNKVTIWDEWADENGDLGPVYGAQWRRWQGAPGAEPVDQIVKLVEGIRKNPYSRRHIVSAWNVAVVDQMALPPCHCLFQFFVDRGKLSCQLYQRSADLFLGVPFNIASYALLLMMVAQVCDLEPGEFVHTFGDLHLYSNHLEQARLQLTREPRPLPVMKLNPEVKDLFAFRYEDFTLEGYDPHPAIKAEIAV; from the coding sequence ATGAACGAGTATCACCGTCTTCTTCAGAAAGTCCTCGACCACGGTTCCTACCGTGAAGACCGGACAGGCACGGGGGCGTATTCGGTTTTTGGGGAGCAGAGCCGGTATGACTTGAGCACCGGATTTCCGGTGGTGACGACCAAGAAGCTGCACCTGCGCAGCATCATCCATGAGCTTTTGTGGTTCCTGAAGGGTGATACCAATGTTGGTTATCTGCGGGATAACAAGGTGACCATCTGGGATGAGTGGGCGGATGAAAACGGTGACCTGGGGCCGGTGTATGGAGCCCAGTGGCGCCGCTGGCAGGGAGCGCCAGGGGCGGAGCCGGTGGACCAGATTGTGAAGCTGGTGGAAGGCATCCGGAAGAATCCGTACAGCCGTCGGCACATCGTCAGCGCATGGAACGTGGCGGTGGTGGACCAGATGGCCCTGCCGCCCTGCCACTGCCTGTTCCAGTTCTTTGTGGACCGGGGCAAGCTAAGCTGCCAGCTCTACCAGAGGAGCGCGGATTTGTTTTTGGGCGTGCCGTTTAACATCGCCAGCTATGCCCTGCTGCTGATGATGGTGGCTCAGGTCTGCGATCTGGAACCGGGGGAGTTTGTCCACACGTTTGGTGACCTGCATCTTTATTCCAATCATCTTGAGCAAGCCAGGCTGCAGCTCACCCGCGAGCCGCGACCACTGCCGGTGATGAAGCTGAATCCAGAAGTGAAGGACCTTTTCGCGTTTCGCTACGAGGATTTCACTCTGGAAGGTTATGATCCGCATCCGGCCATCAAGGCGGAGATTGCGGTGTAG